In one Solanum dulcamara chromosome 1, daSolDulc1.2, whole genome shotgun sequence genomic region, the following are encoded:
- the LOC129884689 gene encoding U-box domain-containing protein 4-like, whose protein sequence is MEISLLKVLLSNISQFFHLSSSESISELLVQRYYYKAEDLLKILKPILEAIVDVEATSNEMLQKAFAGLAQFVDELRELCETWQPLGSNVYFVLQAEPLIERIRTCSLEILELLKSAHQCLLADTTLSSLEHYILKIKYVDYELMSTTITKSIKPQMKGLGANSDSFAKIADCLRLKSNQELLIELVALEKLKENAEQAEKTEEVEYIEQIIALVSHMHDCFITMKQSQTCTPVPIPPDFCCPLSLELMTDPVIVASGQTYERAFIRKWIDLGLTVCPKTRQMLGHTNLIPNYTVKALIANWCESNNVKLPDPTKSLSLNQPSSLLAHADSGVPRDTQSLPLPRGNQSSSPDSALSLSSPRKCLISSSMNQREGSSPSHPRSSSDDSLPGVASNMLALDVERISIKSSEDRMAHSGEINSHGYNMLADDEYSLVGHNQTTSAPSTLSNSKFLPTISGAGNEVFSRSAATATDASGDVSESQPAAPSMLETRVRNQSIWHRPERFPRIVSSAMFERRADLLELEEQVRKLVQDLSSNSIDMQRDATAELRLLAKHNMDNRVVMANCGSINLLVNLLHSEDMTVQENAVTTLLNLSINDNNKCSIANADAIEPLIHVLNTGSGEAKENSAATLFSLSVIEDNKMKIGRSGAIKPLVDLLGNGTPRGKKDAATALFNLSILHENKARIVQAGAVKFLVELMDPAAGMVDKAVAVLSNIATTHEGRAAIGQEGGIPVLVEVVELGSARGKENAAAALLQLCTNSSRFCNMVLQEGAVPPLVALSQSGTPRAREKAQGLLSYFRNQRHGNAGRG, encoded by the exons ATGGAGATATCATTGTTAAAAGTTCTTCTCAGCAACATCTCCCAATTTTTCCATTTATCGTCAAGTGAAAGCATAAGTGAGCTACTAGTTCAGAGGTATTATTACAAGGCTGAGGATCTATTGAAGATTTTAAAGCCGATTCTTGAGGCCATTGTTGATGTTGAAGCAACTTCCAATGAGATGCTTCAGAAAGCATTTGCCGGACTAGCGCAATTTGTTGATGAACTGAGGGAGCTGTGTGAAACCTGGCAACCGTTGGGCAGTAATGTTTATTTT GTCCTGCAAGCTGAACCCCTGATTGAAAGAATTCGAACATGTAGTCTTGAAATTCTCGAGCTACTTAAATCTGCTCATCAATGCCTTCTTGCTGATACAACTTTGTCATCTCTTGAG CACTATATACTGAAAATTAAGTATGTGGATTATGAACTGATGTCCACGACTATCACAAAGTCTATTAAGCCTCAAATGAAAGGCTTGGGAGCAAACTCAGACAGCTTTGCAAAAATTGCGGATTGCCTAAGACTGAAGTCAAATCAAGAgcttttgattgagcttgtgGCCCTtgaaaaattgaaggagaatGCCGAACAAGCTGAAAAGACTGAGGAAGTTGAATATATTGAGCAAATTATAGCTCTTGTTTCCCATATGCACGACTGCTTCATCACAATGAAACAGTCTCAGACCTGCACGCCTGTGCCGATACCTCCTGATTTTTGTTGCCCCCTCTCACTCGAGTTGATGACCGATCCTGTAATTGTTGCTTCTGGACAAACTTATGAGCGAGCTTTTATAAGGAAATGGATTGATCTCGGTCTTACTGTGTGTCCTAAGACAAGGCAAATGCTGGGGCACACAAATCTCATTCCTAATTACACTGTTAAGGCACTTATTGCAAATTGGTGCGAGTCAAACAATGTAAAGCTTCCTGATCCGACGAAATCTCTGAGCTTGAACCAGCCATCTTCACTTCTAGCACATGCGGATTCTGGTGTGCCCAGGGATACCCAGAGTTTACCCCTTCCAAGGGGCAATCAGTCTTCGTCACCCGATTCTGCCCTCTCTTTAAGCTCTCCAAGGAAATGTTTGATTTCATCAAGTATGAACCAAAGAGAAGGATCATCTCCATCCCATCCCCGTTCCTCTTCGGATGATTCTTTACCTGGAGTTGCTAGTAATATGCTTGCTCTGGATGTTGAAAGGATATCTATTAAGAGTTCTGAAGATCGGATGGCACACTCTGGAGAGATAAACTCACATGGTTATAATATGTTAGCAGACGATGAATACTCCCTTGTAGGTCATAATCAAACCACCTCGGCACCCAGCACACTatctaattcaaaatttttaccGACAATTTCTGGTGCTGGAAATGAAGTGTTCTCAAGGTCAGCAGCGACTGCTACTGATGCTTCAGGGGATGTATCAGAATCCCAACCTGCTGCTCCATCCATGCTGGAGACAAGAGTTCGAAATCAATCCATCTGGCATAGACCTGAGAGGTTTCCTAGAATAGTTTCTTCTGCTATGTTTGAAAGAAGGGCTGATCTTTTGGAACTTGAGGAGCAAGTTAGGAAGCTGGTTCAGGATTTGAGTAGCAATTCCATTGATATGCAAAGAGATGCCACAGCTGAACTCCGATTACTTGCCAAGCACAATATGGATAATCGTGTTGTAATGGCAAACTGTGGTTCCATCAACTTGTTGGTCAACTTACTTCATTCAGAAGACATGACAGTACAGGAAAATGCTGTTACCACACTTCTCAACTTATCAATTAATGACAACAATAAGTGTTCTATTGCAAATGCTGATGCAATTGAACCTCTGATTCATGTCCTCAACACGGGGAGTGGTGAGGCTAAAGAAAACTCTGCTGCTACACTTTTTAGCCTTTCTGTGATTGAGGATAACAAGATGAAGATAGGGAGGTCTGGTGCTATCAAACCTCTTGTGGATTTATTGGGAAATGGAACTCCTAGGGGCAAGAAGGATGCAGCAACAGCTTTGTTTAACTTATCAATACTTCATGAAAACAAGGCTCGCATTGTGCAGGCTGGTGCTGTTAAGTTTCTCGTAGAGTTGATGGACCCTGCTGCTGGGATGGTTGACAAGGCTGTTGCTGTTTTATCAAATATCGCAACCACTCATGAGGGAAGAGCAGCAATTGGTCAGGAAGGAGGGATTCCTGTTCTGGTTGAGGTTGTTGAGCTCGGTTCTGCAAGAGGTAAGGAGAATGCAGCAGCTGCT